One window from the genome of Metabacillus flavus encodes:
- the groES gene encoding co-chaperone GroES translates to MLKPLGDRVIIELVESEEKTASGIVLPDSAKEKPQEGKVVAAGTGRILDNGEKVALEVAAGDRIIFSKYAGTEVKYEGTEYLILRESDILAVIG, encoded by the coding sequence TTGTTAAAGCCACTAGGTGATCGTGTAATTATTGAATTGGTTGAATCTGAGGAAAAAACAGCAAGCGGCATCGTATTGCCTGATTCTGCGAAGGAAAAACCGCAAGAAGGAAAAGTTGTAGCTGCTGGTACAGGACGCATTTTGGATAATGGCGAGAAGGTTGCTCTTGAAGTAGCTGCCGGCGATCGCATCATCTTCTCAAAATATGCTGGAACTGAAGTTAAATATGAAGGTACAGAATACCTGATCCTTCGTGAGAGCGACATTTTAGCGGTTATCGGCTAA
- the groL gene encoding chaperonin GroEL (60 kDa chaperone family; promotes refolding of misfolded polypeptides especially under stressful conditions; forms two stacked rings of heptamers to form a barrel-shaped 14mer; ends can be capped by GroES; misfolded proteins enter the barrel where they are refolded when GroES binds) — translation MAKEIKFSEEARRSMLRGVDALANAVKVTLGPKGRNVVLEKKFGSPLITNDGVTIAKEIELEDAFENMGAKLVAEVASKTNDVAGDGTTTATVLAQAMIREGLKNVTAGANPMGVRKGIEKAVKSAIEELQAISKPIEGKESIAQVASISSADEEVGQLIAEAMERVGNDGVITIEESKGFTTELEVVEGMQFDRGYASPYMVTDSDKMEAVLENPYILITDKKITNIQEILPVLEQVVQQGKSLLLVAEDVEGEALATLVVNKLRGTFNAVAVKAPGFGDRRKAMLEDLAILTGGEVITEDLGLDLKSANITQLGRASKVVVTKENTTVVEGAGETDKIAGRVNQIRAQLEETTSEFDKEKLQERLAKLAGGVAVIKVGAATETELKERKLRIEDALNSTRAAVEEGIVSGGGTALVNVYNKVASLEAEGDAATGINIVLRALEEPVRQIAHNAGLEGSVIVERLKNEAIGVGFNAATGQWVNMVEAGIVDPTKVTRSALQNAASVAAMFLTTEAVVADKPEEGGGAGMPDMSGMGGMGGMGGMM, via the coding sequence ATGGCTAAAGAAATTAAATTCAGCGAAGAAGCTCGCCGTTCCATGCTTCGCGGTGTGGACGCGCTTGCGAATGCCGTAAAAGTAACATTGGGACCAAAAGGACGCAACGTCGTTCTTGAAAAGAAATTCGGTTCTCCGCTTATCACAAATGATGGTGTGACAATCGCGAAAGAAATCGAGCTTGAAGATGCTTTCGAAAACATGGGAGCAAAGCTTGTTGCTGAAGTAGCAAGCAAAACAAACGACGTAGCGGGTGACGGTACGACAACTGCAACGGTTCTTGCACAGGCAATGATCCGCGAAGGTCTTAAAAACGTTACAGCCGGCGCTAACCCTATGGGCGTCCGCAAAGGAATCGAAAAAGCAGTTAAATCCGCAATCGAAGAGCTGCAAGCGATCTCCAAACCAATCGAAGGCAAAGAATCCATCGCTCAAGTAGCATCGATCTCTTCTGCTGACGAAGAAGTTGGACAATTGATTGCTGAAGCAATGGAGCGCGTTGGAAACGACGGCGTTATCACAATCGAAGAATCCAAAGGCTTCACAACAGAGCTTGAAGTCGTTGAAGGTATGCAATTCGACCGCGGCTACGCTTCTCCTTACATGGTAACTGATTCAGACAAGATGGAAGCGGTTCTTGAGAATCCTTACATCCTGATCACAGATAAAAAGATCACAAACATCCAGGAAATCCTTCCTGTTCTTGAGCAAGTGGTTCAGCAAGGCAAGTCTCTATTGCTTGTTGCAGAGGATGTTGAAGGGGAAGCTCTTGCGACGCTAGTTGTGAACAAGCTTCGCGGAACATTCAATGCAGTAGCGGTTAAAGCTCCAGGCTTCGGTGACCGCCGTAAAGCAATGCTTGAAGACCTTGCCATCCTGACTGGCGGAGAAGTGATCACAGAAGATCTAGGTCTTGACCTTAAATCTGCGAACATCACTCAGCTTGGACGCGCATCTAAAGTTGTTGTTACGAAAGAAAACACAACTGTGGTTGAAGGAGCAGGCGAAACAGACAAAATCGCAGGCCGCGTAAACCAAATCCGTGCTCAATTAGAAGAAACAACTTCTGAGTTCGACAAAGAAAAACTTCAAGAGCGTCTTGCAAAACTTGCTGGCGGCGTAGCCGTTATCAAAGTTGGTGCCGCTACTGAAACAGAACTAAAAGAGCGCAAACTCCGCATCGAGGACGCCCTGAACTCTACTCGCGCAGCAGTAGAAGAAGGAATCGTATCCGGCGGTGGTACAGCGCTAGTGAACGTATACAACAAAGTAGCTTCTCTTGAAGCGGAAGGCGATGCTGCAACAGGTATCAACATCGTTCTTCGTGCTCTGGAAGAGCCAGTTCGTCAAATCGCACACAACGCAGGCCTTGAAGGATCTGTTATTGTTGAGCGCCTTAAAAACGAAGCAATCGGCGTTGGTTTCAACGCTGCAACTGGACAATGGGTAAACATGGTAGAGGCTGGAATCGTCGACCCTACTAAAGTAACTCGTTCAGCTCTTCAAAACGCTGCATCTGTCGCAGCAATGTTCCTTACTACTGAAGCAGTAGTAGCCGACAAGCCAGAAGAAGGCGGCGGCGCCGGTATGCCTGATATGAGCGGCATGGGCGGTATGGGTGGAATGGGCGGCATGATGTAA
- a CDS encoding glycosyltransferase family protein: MNILFLESHPMWIYGLPNGFKDAGHTAIISGPISIETISPMLEEVKPDLIVSMGWTEEHWEAKQLWIRSAVKKANIPLVYWATEDPLYTKNFTLPLISRMKPALVFTVTPSLIETYEEIGIKAAHLDFGYHDSIHHQIPPLSNYRSDIAVVANAYPNFIKNQPNGYRASSLQTLIAPLLRSGLRIDFWGKDWEHMGKYLGNTIPDDWIHGYVDYRDAHKIYSSAKIVIGLQNCEDQLTQRTYEILGSGGLLLTNDTPAVREKFIPDQDLIVSASPMETVQKVETYLTNPIKRELVRASGRNSVKLNSYQQRAEEMLLHVTSRGILKDTPKSPEGGRWINYETSSIHRVMPGENLAGISNKYNIPLKHLMEINGLPSDKTYAGQILKIKEKNPAIIPRALNSWLKIVNEFYRKLIQM, from the coding sequence ATAAACATTCTCTTTCTTGAAAGTCACCCGATGTGGATTTATGGCCTGCCAAATGGATTCAAAGACGCAGGTCATACGGCTATTATTTCCGGGCCTATTAGTATTGAAACGATTTCACCGATGCTAGAAGAGGTGAAACCTGATCTTATTGTATCGATGGGCTGGACGGAGGAGCACTGGGAGGCAAAGCAACTATGGATTCGAAGTGCTGTGAAGAAGGCTAATATTCCGCTTGTATATTGGGCAACGGAGGATCCTCTTTATACGAAGAATTTCACACTGCCGCTAATCAGCAGAATGAAGCCTGCTCTTGTTTTTACTGTCACTCCTTCTTTAATAGAAACGTATGAGGAGATAGGGATAAAGGCTGCTCACCTGGACTTTGGCTATCATGACAGCATCCATCATCAGATTCCGCCTCTATCAAACTACCGCAGTGATATTGCAGTGGTGGCGAATGCCTATCCAAATTTCATTAAAAATCAGCCGAATGGATACCGTGCTTCTTCCTTGCAAACGCTGATTGCGCCTTTACTGCGAAGTGGGCTTCGTATTGACTTCTGGGGGAAAGACTGGGAGCATATGGGGAAATATTTAGGAAATACGATTCCTGATGATTGGATTCATGGATATGTAGATTATCGGGATGCCCATAAAATCTACAGTTCGGCAAAAATAGTCATCGGTCTGCAAAACTGCGAAGATCAGCTTACACAGCGCACCTATGAAATTCTTGGATCAGGGGGACTTCTGCTAACCAATGATACACCTGCAGTAAGGGAAAAGTTTATACCTGATCAGGACCTAATTGTTTCAGCCTCCCCAATGGAAACCGTTCAAAAGGTTGAAACCTATTTAACAAACCCGATAAAAAGGGAACTGGTTCGAGCAAGCGGGCGGAACTCCGTCAAACTAAATTCGTACCAGCAGCGGGCGGAGGAAATGCTGCTGCATGTAACAAGCAGAGGAATTCTGAAGGACACACCCAAATCACCAGAAGGTGGAAGATGGATTAACTATGAAACCTCTAGTATTCATCGGGTAATGCCGGGTGAGAACTTAGCGGGAATTTCAAATAAGTATAACATTCCCTTGAAGCATCTTATGGAAATTAACGGCTTACCTTCGGACAAGACTTATGCCGGGCAAATCCTTAAAATCAAAGAGAAAAATCCAGCTATTATTCCCCGTGCGCTGAATTCCTGGCTGAAAATTGTGAATGAATTTTATAGAAAGCTAATACAGATGTAA
- a CDS encoding pyridoxamine 5'-phosphate oxidase family protein — protein sequence MSNETSENEKTLKKIKELIKDEKVAMLTTISPEGRLMSRPMQTQEVRMEQEEIWFITKKDTEKYKEIQNNPAVNLAYAGSSYVSISGTAECVQDEEKKKEYLNFVVEKVLNTSAEDEDVVLIKVTPEIAEYWESGFSFKTVKEFVKKMASKNSMEDGNDLKDTVTFGGNTK from the coding sequence GTGTCTAATGAAACATCAGAAAACGAGAAAACCCTTAAAAAGATTAAAGAGCTGATCAAGGATGAGAAGGTAGCGATGCTGACGACCATTTCCCCGGAGGGCAGGCTGATGTCGCGGCCGATGCAAACGCAGGAAGTCAGGATGGAACAGGAAGAGATTTGGTTCATTACCAAAAAAGATACAGAAAAATACAAGGAGATTCAAAATAATCCCGCTGTTAACCTAGCCTACGCAGGAAGTTCATACGTTTCGATCAGCGGAACGGCTGAATGTGTCCAGGATGAAGAGAAGAAGAAGGAATACCTGAATTTTGTGGTTGAAAAAGTACTGAACACGTCTGCTGAAGACGAGGATGTAGTGCTGATTAAGGTGACACCTGAAATTGCCGAATACTGGGAATCCGGCTTCAGCTTTAAAACGGTTAAGGAATTTGTGAAAAAGATGGCGAGTAAAAATTCGATGGAAGACGGCAATGATTTGAAGGATACGGTTACTTTTGGCGGAAATACGAAATAG
- a CDS encoding MerR family transcriptional regulator, which translates to MKTYSISEAAKELNLTVYTLRYYDKEGLIPFVERTASGIRLFKESDIGALKVIECLKSTGMPIKEIKSFIDWCSDGDSTLQQRYDMFIERKATVEAQMEELKKTMEVIEHKCFYYKTALEAGTEEIHKNGKIEIPVPH; encoded by the coding sequence ATGAAAACCTATTCGATTAGCGAAGCGGCAAAAGAATTGAATCTAACCGTATATACCTTGCGATACTACGACAAGGAAGGACTGATCCCTTTTGTAGAACGGACAGCAAGCGGAATACGATTGTTTAAAGAATCCGATATCGGCGCTTTAAAAGTAATTGAATGTCTGAAGTCCACCGGGATGCCTATAAAAGAGATTAAAAGTTTCATTGATTGGTGTTCTGACGGAGATTCCACACTGCAGCAACGGTATGACATGTTTATAGAACGAAAAGCGACTGTAGAAGCACAGATGGAAGAATTGAAGAAAACAATGGAGGTCATTGAGCATAAATGCTTTTATTATAAGACTGCACTGGAGGCTGGGACAGAGGAGATACATAAGAACGGGAAAATAGAGATTCCTGTTCCCCATTAA
- a CDS encoding NAD(P)-dependent alcohol dehydrogenase: protein MITAKARAVDGPDKPFKEAEITRRDLDSKDVLIEIKFAGICHSDIHTAHGEWGEVNYPLVPGHEIAGIVTDVGPEVTKYKVGDRVGVGCMVDSCGECENCRKGEEQYCLKGNIPTYAGVDRYGEPTQGGYSTHIVVVEDFVLSIPDNIELDAAAPLLCAGITTFSPLHHWKAGPGKKVAVVGLGGLGHMAVKIAHAMGAEVTVLSQSLKKKEDGLRFGADDYHATSDPETFEKLAGTFDLIINTVSAKLNLDAYLSLLTLDGSLVNVGAPAEPLSINVFSLIAHRRSFAGSLIGGIRETQEMLNFCAEHHITPEIEVISADQIDEAYKRVLASDVKYRFVIDISTM, encoded by the coding sequence ATGATTACTGCTAAAGCAAGAGCTGTTGACGGTCCGGACAAACCCTTTAAAGAAGCTGAAATTACAAGGCGCGATTTAGATTCTAAAGATGTATTAATCGAAATTAAATTTGCGGGAATCTGCCACTCTGACATCCATACAGCTCACGGGGAGTGGGGAGAGGTGAACTATCCGCTCGTGCCTGGACATGAGATTGCAGGAATTGTCACGGATGTAGGACCCGAAGTTACAAAATACAAGGTCGGTGACCGGGTAGGGGTCGGATGTATGGTTGACTCCTGCGGTGAATGTGAGAACTGCCGCAAGGGAGAGGAACAATACTGCCTAAAAGGAAATATTCCGACCTACGCTGGTGTTGACAGATACGGTGAGCCGACTCAGGGAGGCTATTCTACCCATATTGTTGTGGTTGAGGACTTTGTCTTAAGCATTCCTGATAATATTGAGCTTGATGCAGCAGCACCGCTTCTTTGTGCAGGAATTACGACATTTTCTCCGCTTCATCATTGGAAAGCGGGTCCAGGCAAAAAAGTAGCGGTTGTTGGTCTCGGCGGTCTTGGCCATATGGCTGTTAAGATTGCACATGCTATGGGTGCAGAAGTGACGGTACTGTCTCAATCATTGAAGAAAAAAGAAGATGGTTTGCGGTTCGGTGCCGATGATTACCATGCCACAAGTGATCCGGAGACATTTGAAAAGCTTGCCGGTACGTTTGACCTGATTATTAACACGGTTAGTGCCAAGCTTAACCTGGATGCTTATCTTTCACTTCTAACTCTTGACGGCAGTTTAGTAAACGTCGGTGCTCCTGCAGAACCGCTGTCAATCAACGTGTTTTCTCTGATTGCTCATCGCCGTTCATTTGCCGGTTCCTTGATCGGTGGTATTCGTGAGACGCAAGAGATGCTTAATTTCTGTGCAGAGCATCATATTACTCCTGAAATTGAAGTCATCTCGGCTGATCAAATTGATGAAGCATACAAACGTGTATTAGCTTCAGATGTGAAGTATCGATTTGTGATCGACATTAGCACGATGTGA
- a CDS encoding class I SAM-dependent methyltransferase, which translates to MDIQRQRKLFDRQASKYEMRVRKRGRDHQWRKRLLLSAKGNILEVSVGAGTNFSYYPQGASITAVDFSPAMLEKAREAALEENIQVEFILGNVEALELPEHSFDTVVSTLSMCAYPNPDHVLRLLSKWCRNDGQILLLEHGLSTNRFLSRLQKAFDPVYKKRIGCHLNRDIMGLIEDAPVIVQREEHAVFGAVHLIWAKPQS; encoded by the coding sequence GTGGACATTCAAAGGCAGCGAAAACTATTTGACCGGCAGGCAAGCAAATACGAGATGCGCGTCAGGAAGCGGGGACGCGATCATCAGTGGCGGAAGCGTCTGCTGTTGTCAGCAAAAGGAAACATTTTGGAAGTCTCCGTGGGTGCAGGAACAAACTTCTCTTATTATCCCCAGGGTGCATCGATTACTGCGGTTGATTTCAGTCCAGCTATGCTTGAAAAAGCCAGAGAAGCAGCGTTAGAAGAGAACATACAGGTGGAATTCATTTTAGGGAACGTGGAAGCTCTGGAACTTCCAGAGCATTCGTTCGACACTGTCGTTTCCACACTGTCCATGTGTGCTTATCCGAATCCAGATCACGTACTTCGTCTTCTTTCCAAATGGTGCCGGAATGATGGTCAAATTCTGCTTCTGGAGCACGGGTTGAGTACAAATCGCTTTTTGTCGAGGCTTCAAAAGGCATTCGATCCAGTCTATAAAAAGAGGATCGGATGCCATTTGAACAGGGATATCATGGGACTGATAGAAGATGCACCTGTAATCGTTCAGCGGGAGGAACATGCTGTTTTCGGAGCGGTTCATCTAATCTGGGCTAAGCCGCAGAGTTAG
- a CDS encoding polysaccharide deacetylase family protein, giving the protein MNEQPLRYVCLTFDDGPSSYTAKILDILKTYQIRATFFIVGEEAKKFPDIIERISAEGHVIGNHTWSHPNITLLSKHELQREIHTASEQIEQIIHITPDLFRPPFGNIDDRASSIIKEMGMTTVLWNVAGKDWVQNMNAEALCQHIIARLKRHSIILLHDGDQHGSGPRHNTVEALPSIIEYLINNQYSFITVPEFYQQAFKIEKWNIWYLLRLLSDFFPIHF; this is encoded by the coding sequence ATGAATGAGCAGCCCCTCCGCTATGTTTGCTTAACTTTCGATGATGGACCATCCTCTTATACGGCTAAAATCCTGGATATATTAAAAACTTATCAAATAAGAGCAACATTCTTCATAGTTGGGGAAGAAGCAAAAAAATTCCCGGATATTATTGAGAGGATCTCCGCTGAAGGGCATGTGATTGGCAATCACACATGGAGCCACCCGAATATAACCCTTCTTTCCAAACATGAGCTTCAACGGGAAATTCATACTGCATCTGAGCAAATTGAACAGATCATTCACATAACTCCGGATTTATTTCGTCCTCCCTTTGGAAACATCGATGACCGTGCTTCCAGCATCATTAAAGAAATGGGAATGACAACCGTTTTATGGAATGTAGCCGGTAAGGATTGGGTACAGAATATGAACGCTGAAGCATTATGTCAGCACATCATTGCAAGGCTGAAGAGGCACAGTATTATTCTTCTGCACGATGGGGACCAGCATGGGAGCGGTCCTCGGCATAATACGGTTGAAGCATTGCCGTCTATCATCGAATATCTGATAAATAATCAATATAGTTTTATTACAGTTCCAGAGTTCTATCAGCAAGCTTTCAAGATAGAAAAGTGGAATATATGGTACCTTCTGAGATTATTATCAGATTTTTTTCCCATTCATTTTTAA
- a CDS encoding glycosyltransferase: MSQKERLEKMEGKKIKFSIIIPAHNEEKYIGKCLDSIMAAAAPYKNQVETIVVLNRCTDRTEEIAKSYNCITLKNEDKNLSKIRNAGAKIAKGDILITIDADTCMNKTLLAVIDHVLSTGLCIGGGVTGVFDRMSLGMAASLTFLTIPIILKYGWISVGIFWCYRKDFEAINGFNEDILMLEDCDFAKRLFVWGLKNKKFFGTIPFAMTTSSRKFDKYGDWMFIKRPELICAYLKETDRKHADELYYEYENERLELKH; this comes from the coding sequence ATATCCCAAAAAGAAAGGCTTGAGAAGATGGAGGGGAAAAAAATAAAGTTTTCTATTATCATACCTGCCCATAATGAAGAAAAATATATCGGAAAGTGTCTGGATTCCATTATGGCTGCGGCAGCACCTTATAAAAACCAAGTTGAAACAATCGTTGTATTAAACCGCTGCACGGACCGGACAGAAGAAATTGCAAAATCCTACAATTGCATCACATTAAAAAATGAGGATAAAAATTTGTCCAAAATCAGAAATGCAGGGGCTAAAATTGCCAAAGGTGATATATTGATTACCATCGATGCTGATACATGCATGAATAAAACACTGCTGGCTGTAATTGATCACGTTTTATCGACAGGCTTATGTATTGGAGGCGGAGTTACGGGGGTTTTTGACCGTATGTCGCTCGGGATGGCGGCATCGTTAACTTTCCTCACCATTCCGATTATTTTAAAGTATGGATGGATATCTGTAGGGATTTTCTGGTGCTATAGAAAGGACTTTGAAGCAATCAACGGATTCAATGAAGACATATTGATGCTAGAAGATTGTGATTTTGCTAAACGGCTGTTCGTTTGGGGATTGAAAAACAAAAAGTTTTTTGGAACCATCCCCTTTGCTATGACCACTTCATCCAGAAAATTCGATAAATACGGAGACTGGATGTTCATAAAGAGGCCCGAATTAATTTGTGCTTACCTGAAAGAAACCGATCGAAAGCATGCGGATGAGTTGTATTATGAATATGAAAACGAGCGATTAGAACTGAAACATTAA
- a CDS encoding M1 family metallopeptidase, whose protein sequence is MIKKTAFKKWMAGMAIAVLTSGLALPAEAKQETYSPSFAAYKGASLSDAPLLASKSRVKKGKTTGDDVRGPADPSYKMDVKYDASTHKLTGKMSVTFKNNVKDNLSELYFNLWGRADVFKDKGGSMDVSDIRVNGKKASSEVKDTALHISNLSLAKNKAATVTMNFNVSFPKQQDRFGWYGDTVSMGNWFPILSVYDEEGWNVDPYFNAGESFYSLSGNYDVKVTTDRKQVIAATGTEQGKPAVNGELATHHYKAEDVRDFAMEMNPTYKILSSKVNGVKVNVYYDDKYAKYAASLMESGKDSIKLFSEKFGKYPWPELDVVSMEGWFGGMEYPQLVMISLSENRTQEWVKSVNAHEIGHQWFYGIIGDNEFDEPWLDESFASYAAALYDNSLDELNVPPLPDSYYHVTSKVSDFTARGNAGISAYYYTIYDYGATTINDLRLEVGDDAFYKAMKDYFNEMKFGISTTKDFIAAMERSTGMDLTPFFREHRVFPSDQY, encoded by the coding sequence TTGATTAAAAAGACCGCATTTAAAAAATGGATGGCAGGAATGGCAATTGCTGTTTTAACATCAGGGCTTGCACTGCCGGCAGAAGCGAAGCAGGAAACCTATTCTCCAAGTTTTGCTGCTTACAAAGGAGCTTCTTTATCAGATGCTCCATTACTTGCATCTAAAAGCCGGGTGAAAAAAGGGAAAACCACCGGGGATGATGTAAGAGGACCCGCAGATCCCTCCTACAAAATGGATGTAAAGTATGACGCGAGTACTCATAAACTGACCGGAAAAATGAGTGTCACCTTTAAAAACAATGTGAAAGACAACCTCAGCGAGCTCTATTTCAACCTGTGGGGCAGAGCCGATGTATTCAAAGACAAAGGCGGCAGCATGGACGTCTCAGACATCCGGGTAAATGGCAAAAAGGCATCATCCGAGGTAAAAGACACAGCATTGCACATTTCAAATTTGTCTCTTGCTAAAAACAAAGCTGCAACCGTTACGATGAACTTTAACGTAAGCTTCCCGAAACAGCAGGACCGATTCGGCTGGTATGGAGATACCGTCTCCATGGGGAACTGGTTCCCTATTCTTTCGGTTTACGACGAGGAAGGCTGGAATGTGGATCCCTACTTTAATGCAGGGGAATCGTTCTATTCCTTATCGGGAAATTATGATGTGAAGGTAACAACCGACCGCAAGCAGGTCATCGCAGCAACCGGAACTGAACAAGGCAAACCGGCCGTGAACGGCGAGCTTGCCACCCACCACTACAAAGCCGAGGATGTACGTGACTTTGCGATGGAAATGAACCCTACGTACAAAATCCTGTCCTCTAAGGTAAACGGCGTAAAAGTGAATGTTTATTACGATGACAAATATGCCAAGTATGCCGCTTCCCTAATGGAATCCGGAAAAGACAGCATCAAGCTGTTCAGTGAAAAATTCGGCAAATACCCATGGCCGGAGCTCGACGTTGTTTCTATGGAAGGCTGGTTTGGGGGAATGGAATATCCTCAGCTTGTCATGATCAGCTTAAGCGAAAACCGGACCCAGGAATGGGTAAAGTCTGTGAACGCCCATGAAATCGGCCACCAATGGTTCTATGGAATTATTGGAGACAACGAGTTTGATGAGCCTTGGCTTGATGAATCGTTTGCAAGCTATGCTGCTGCACTTTACGATAACAGCCTTGATGAATTAAACGTCCCGCCGCTTCCGGACTCCTATTATCATGTGACAAGCAAGGTTTCTGACTTCACTGCAAGAGGCAATGCTGGAATCAGCGCCTATTACTACACCATCTATGACTACGGCGCCACAACCATCAATGACCTGCGTCTGGAAGTGGGAGACGATGCCTTCTATAAAGCGATGAAGGATTATTTCAACGAAATGAAGTTCGGCATCTCAACGACAAAAGACTTTATCGCCGCCATGGAAAGATCCACTGGGATGGATTTGACTCCATTTTTCAGAGAGCACCGCGTATTTCCTTCTGACCAGTACTAA
- a CDS encoding LCP family protein: MIETSRLNRGKQMKGKKKKRKILFLIFLLLLVSAVLYFYFEYKSALNVSMKATGVSQKQVEFNGVQTKGKMNVLLLGIDSRGEEKSRTDTIMIGQYDHDAKTAKLVSIMRDSYVDIPDHGKMKINSAYSIGGPELLRKTIKENFDVDVQYYALVDFNGFSQIIDTAFPEGLEVNVEKRMSKDIGMILEPGLQRLDGKQTLAYVRFRKDAQSDFGRIQRQQEILGKVTQELLTINGVVKAPQLLGTIQPFINTNIDSGEVLSLATSYLSNRDEGIQTLRIPVDGAYEPKTFQRAGAVLELDLEENKSALQEFLRENQ; the protein is encoded by the coding sequence ATGATTGAGACAAGCCGCCTGAACCGAGGCAAGCAAATGAAAGGCAAGAAAAAAAAGCGCAAGATCCTATTCCTGATCTTCCTCCTTCTTCTAGTCAGTGCTGTCCTCTATTTTTATTTTGAATATAAATCTGCTCTTAACGTATCTATGAAAGCGACCGGTGTCTCCCAAAAGCAAGTAGAGTTTAACGGGGTTCAAACAAAAGGCAAAATGAATGTACTGCTGCTCGGGATAGACTCCCGCGGCGAAGAAAAATCCCGCACCGATACCATTATGATCGGGCAATATGATCACGATGCGAAAACGGCGAAGCTCGTATCCATTATGAGAGATTCATATGTTGATATACCGGACCATGGAAAAATGAAAATCAACTCTGCTTATTCAATTGGCGGGCCTGAACTACTCAGGAAAACCATCAAGGAAAACTTCGATGTGGATGTTCAATACTACGCTTTAGTCGATTTTAATGGTTTCTCTCAAATCATCGACACCGCCTTCCCGGAAGGACTTGAAGTCAATGTTGAAAAACGGATGTCCAAGGATATCGGCATGATCTTAGAACCTGGTTTGCAGCGTCTGGACGGAAAGCAGACATTAGCCTATGTCCGCTTCAGAAAAGATGCCCAAAGCGACTTTGGCCGAATCCAGCGCCAGCAGGAAATCCTCGGAAAAGTGACTCAGGAGCTTCTTACGATTAATGGTGTAGTGAAAGCACCGCAATTGCTCGGTACCATCCAGCCCTTCATTAATACGAATATAGATTCTGGAGAAGTCCTATCCCTTGCTACGTCCTATCTGAGCAATCGGGATGAAGGGATCCAAACACTCAGAATTCCTGTTGACGGCGCCTATGAACCAAAGACTTTCCAGCGTGCAGGAGCGGTTTTGGAACTGGATTTGGAAGAAAATAAATCAGCTTTACAAGAGTTTTTAAGAGAAAATCAATAA